One window from the genome of Anguilla rostrata isolate EN2019 chromosome 5, ASM1855537v3, whole genome shotgun sequence encodes:
- the ddx28 gene encoding probable ATP-dependent RNA helicase DDX28 isoform X1 yields MQFLRIGYNSVSTSGKHILSRHVRDSVCSLFAFQFTTLNHMSTSAEPVVIRVPRRMQENIENVKQMKGKKAEKVNTVKPGKLLIMSKNSQLNQASGYTLGKFEQPTLASKGWKHSKSFGDYFVINKTRDVPPCVREAVPEENLKTTNKTITFKSLNLCTDIVEILRRDNILYPTTVQLQTIPKLLRGCNVLCAAETGSGKTLTYLLPVIHKLKGEIGADDFRVVAPHTGCVVLVPSRELAEQVTSVAKALCHPFGMKVKVVGGGRGVGNIKLAFASGPPDILVATPGALIKALRRHCLSMTELSFFVIDEADTLFDPSFADMVQTILTHAHIASSPSQTQGPGRKAQLVVVGATFPGGVGDVLSQVTDLGSIVTVKSQMLHFLMPHVKQTFLKVKGEDKLLELHQALKAAEQGNSAVLVFCNRASTVNWLGYMLEDFGVPHSRIQGEMPATVRAGIFRSFQKGLVNVLICTDIASRGLDTQRVKLVINYDFPESHADYIHRAGRVGRAGGGGGGDGAVLSFVTHPWDVELVQTIETAARRRSVLPGMESAIRKSAPKPDTNKDPES; encoded by the coding sequence ATGCAGTTTTTAAGGATTGGTTACAATTCCGTCAGCACCTCcggaaaacatattttgtctCGTCATGTTAGGGACTCCGTGTGCTCGCTTTTTGCTTTTCAGTTTACTACCTTAAACCACATGTCAACCTCTGCAGAGCCAGTGGTTATCAGGGTACCCCGGAGAATGCaagaaaacattgaaaatgttaaacagatgaaaggcaaaaaagCTGAAAAGGTCAATACAGTCAAACCTGGGAAACTTCTAATAATGAGCAAGAACTCTCAACTGAACCAGGCTTCGGGCTATACGCTTGGTAAATTTGAACAACCGACCCTTGCTTCAAAAGGATGGAAACACAGTAAGTCATTTGGGGACTACTTTGTGATAAATAAAACACGGGACGTTCCACCTTGCGTTAGAGAAGCTGTACCGGAGGAAAACTTAAAGACCACAAACAAAACGATAACATTTAAATCTCTGAATCTCTGCACAGATATTGTGGAAATCCTGAGACGTGATAATATCCTTTACCCTACGACTGTGCAGCTGCAAACCATCCCCAAGCTTCTCCGTGGTTGCAATGTCCTTTGTGCGGCTGAAACTGGAAGCGGAAAAACACTGACTTACTTGCTTCCTGTTATTCATAAACTGAAGGGAGAAATTGGGGCAGACGACTTCAGAGTGGTTGcaccacacacaggctgtgTGGTCCTCGTGCCATCCAGAGAGTTAGCAGAGCAGGTGACATCTGTTGCTAAGGCCTTGTGTCATCCCTTTGGGATGAAGGTGAAAGTGGTGGGAGGCGGAAGGGGTGTAGGTAATATAAAGCTTGCATTCGCCAGTGGTCCTCCGGACATTTTAGTTGCCACTCCTGGTGCACTGATCAAAGCTCTCCGCAGACACTGTTTGAGCATGACTGAGCTTAGCTTCTTTGTAATCGATGAGGCCGACACCTTGTTTGACCCGAGCTTTGCAGACATGGTGCAAACCATTTTAACCCACGCACACATAGCGTCCAGCCCTTCGCAGACGCAAGGCCCAGGCCGTAAGGCTCaactggtggtggtgggggcaaCGTTCCCTGGCGGGGTTGGAGATGTGCTCagtcaggtgactgacttgggCAGTATCGTCACTGTCAAGAGCCAGATGCTCCACTTCCTGATGCCTCATGTGAAGCAGACGTTTTTGAAAGTGAAGGGCGAGGACAAGCTCCTGGAGCTCCACCAGGCCTTGAAGGCCGCAGAGCAGGGCAACTCGGCGGTGCTGGTGTTCTGTAACAGGGCGTCTACCGTGAACTGGCTGGGATACATGCTGGAGGACTTCGGCGTTCCCCACTCGCGCATTCAGGGCGAAATGCCGGCGACCGTAAGAGCAGGGATCTTCCGTTCCTTCCAGAAAGGCCTTGTGAACGTCTTGATCTGCACGGACATCGCCTCCCGAGGCCTGGACACGCAGAGGGTGAAGCTTGTCATCAACTACGATTTCCCAGAATCCCATGCGGACTACATCCACCGGGCCGGACGCGTGGGccgagcagggggcgggggcgggggcgatgGGGCCGTCCTCAGCTTCGTCACTCACCCGTGGGATGTGGAGCTGGTGCAGACCATCGAGACCGCCGCCAGGAGAAGAAGCGTTCTGCCCGGAATGGAGTCGGCCATCCGCAAGTCGGCCCCGAAACCAGACACCAATAAGGACCCtgaaagctga
- the ddx28 gene encoding probable ATP-dependent RNA helicase DDX28 isoform X2: MSTSAEPVVIRVPRRMQENIENVKQMKGKKAEKVNTVKPGKLLIMSKNSQLNQASGYTLGKFEQPTLASKGWKHSKSFGDYFVINKTRDVPPCVREAVPEENLKTTNKTITFKSLNLCTDIVEILRRDNILYPTTVQLQTIPKLLRGCNVLCAAETGSGKTLTYLLPVIHKLKGEIGADDFRVVAPHTGCVVLVPSRELAEQVTSVAKALCHPFGMKVKVVGGGRGVGNIKLAFASGPPDILVATPGALIKALRRHCLSMTELSFFVIDEADTLFDPSFADMVQTILTHAHIASSPSQTQGPGRKAQLVVVGATFPGGVGDVLSQVTDLGSIVTVKSQMLHFLMPHVKQTFLKVKGEDKLLELHQALKAAEQGNSAVLVFCNRASTVNWLGYMLEDFGVPHSRIQGEMPATVRAGIFRSFQKGLVNVLICTDIASRGLDTQRVKLVINYDFPESHADYIHRAGRVGRAGGGGGGDGAVLSFVTHPWDVELVQTIETAARRRSVLPGMESAIRKSAPKPDTNKDPES, translated from the coding sequence ATGTCAACCTCTGCAGAGCCAGTGGTTATCAGGGTACCCCGGAGAATGCaagaaaacattgaaaatgttaaacagatgaaaggcaaaaaagCTGAAAAGGTCAATACAGTCAAACCTGGGAAACTTCTAATAATGAGCAAGAACTCTCAACTGAACCAGGCTTCGGGCTATACGCTTGGTAAATTTGAACAACCGACCCTTGCTTCAAAAGGATGGAAACACAGTAAGTCATTTGGGGACTACTTTGTGATAAATAAAACACGGGACGTTCCACCTTGCGTTAGAGAAGCTGTACCGGAGGAAAACTTAAAGACCACAAACAAAACGATAACATTTAAATCTCTGAATCTCTGCACAGATATTGTGGAAATCCTGAGACGTGATAATATCCTTTACCCTACGACTGTGCAGCTGCAAACCATCCCCAAGCTTCTCCGTGGTTGCAATGTCCTTTGTGCGGCTGAAACTGGAAGCGGAAAAACACTGACTTACTTGCTTCCTGTTATTCATAAACTGAAGGGAGAAATTGGGGCAGACGACTTCAGAGTGGTTGcaccacacacaggctgtgTGGTCCTCGTGCCATCCAGAGAGTTAGCAGAGCAGGTGACATCTGTTGCTAAGGCCTTGTGTCATCCCTTTGGGATGAAGGTGAAAGTGGTGGGAGGCGGAAGGGGTGTAGGTAATATAAAGCTTGCATTCGCCAGTGGTCCTCCGGACATTTTAGTTGCCACTCCTGGTGCACTGATCAAAGCTCTCCGCAGACACTGTTTGAGCATGACTGAGCTTAGCTTCTTTGTAATCGATGAGGCCGACACCTTGTTTGACCCGAGCTTTGCAGACATGGTGCAAACCATTTTAACCCACGCACACATAGCGTCCAGCCCTTCGCAGACGCAAGGCCCAGGCCGTAAGGCTCaactggtggtggtgggggcaaCGTTCCCTGGCGGGGTTGGAGATGTGCTCagtcaggtgactgacttgggCAGTATCGTCACTGTCAAGAGCCAGATGCTCCACTTCCTGATGCCTCATGTGAAGCAGACGTTTTTGAAAGTGAAGGGCGAGGACAAGCTCCTGGAGCTCCACCAGGCCTTGAAGGCCGCAGAGCAGGGCAACTCGGCGGTGCTGGTGTTCTGTAACAGGGCGTCTACCGTGAACTGGCTGGGATACATGCTGGAGGACTTCGGCGTTCCCCACTCGCGCATTCAGGGCGAAATGCCGGCGACCGTAAGAGCAGGGATCTTCCGTTCCTTCCAGAAAGGCCTTGTGAACGTCTTGATCTGCACGGACATCGCCTCCCGAGGCCTGGACACGCAGAGGGTGAAGCTTGTCATCAACTACGATTTCCCAGAATCCCATGCGGACTACATCCACCGGGCCGGACGCGTGGGccgagcagggggcgggggcgggggcgatgGGGCCGTCCTCAGCTTCGTCACTCACCCGTGGGATGTGGAGCTGGTGCAGACCATCGAGACCGCCGCCAGGAGAAGAAGCGTTCTGCCCGGAATGGAGTCGGCCATCCGCAAGTCGGCCCCGAAACCAGACACCAATAAGGACCCtgaaagctga